In the genome of Nakamurella alba, the window AACTCGACGACGACCGTGCGGGTGGACAGGTCGGCCTCGGTGAAGTCCAACTTGGTCGAGGCGCCGAGGCCGCCGATCACGATCCGGGCCGGCACCGTCCACCGGCCCTTGAACGTGCGGGACCCCCACCCCAGCAGCTCGAGCACCGAGTCCCGGTCACCGCCGCGCGCCGCCGCCGGGGCACCGGACCAGCCGGGCACCTGCCGCGGGGGTGGCGCGGTCGCCGTCCGGGCCTGCTGCACCGTGCGCCCGGCCACCTGCAGTCCTGGCAGGTCGAGCAGCAGCGCGTTGAGGTCGCCGCGGGTGCGGGCAGCCACCGCGGCGGCGCTGCGTTCGTTGAACTCCGGCAGGTCCAGCAGCCCCTGGCCGGTGGCCCGCTGCAGCAGGGAGATGACGTGCGCCCGCTCGTCGTCGGAGACCCGCAGGTCACGCGGGTCGATCGGGCCGGTCATGCGGCCCACGGTACCCGCCGGCCGGTCAGTCCCGGCGGGCCCCGGGCACCACCTCGGCGGTCGGGTCACCGGTGCCGTCGGCCTGCAGCTCGGGCATGCCGATCTCCTGGCCGTCCCAGTCGACACACACCCAGCCCCCCGCCGGATCCGGCTCCAGCCGGACGATCCCGGTGTTGGGCAGCGGGTGGTCGCCGCCGAACCGCGGGTCGATGTTGGTGGACCGGACCCCGGCCCAGACGCGGATGATCGCGCCATGGGCGACGACGGCCACATCGTCGCCGAGTTCCAACGCCGCCGCGAGGCCCGCGTCGAACCGCTCGAACATCGCGTGCCCGGTCTCGCCCGTCGGCCCGGGGGTGGCGGCGTCGAGGTCGCCCTCCATCCAGCTGCCCAGGGTGCGCAGGTACTCGCGGACCAGGTCGTGATCGCCCGTCATCTCCCAGTCACCGGCCGCGACCTCCTGCAGACCGTCGACCACCTGCACCGGCAGTCCGCGTCCGGCCGCGAGCGGCGCGGCGGTCTGCTGCGCCCGGCGCGCCGGGGAGGAGACCACCGCGGCGAGCGGGACACCGGCCAGCCGTCCCGGCACGGCGTCCGCCTGTTCCAGGCCCAGGTCGGTGAGACCCGGTCCCGGCAGGGCGGTGTCGAGCAGGCCGAGCACGTTCGACGGGGTCTGGCCGTGCCGGATCAGGATGAGGGTCATGCCGGATACTCTCCCAGTAGGTCGGAGACCTGTTGCGCCGCCGCCTCGTACGAGGCGGACGACGCGAAATCGGGCACCGGGACGTTGGTCCCGAGCGCGCGCGGATAGGAACCGAGCCAGCGCAGCAGCGCGGACCGGCGGATCAGGGCGGCCACCATCTCCCGCACCGACGGCACCGCGAGATGACTGTCGACGTCCACCAGGAAGACGTACTCGCCCATCCGGTACCGGGTCGGCCTGGACTCCAGCCGCACCATGTTGACGCCCCGGCCCGTGATCTCGGTGAGCACGTCGAGCAGCGCCCCCGGGCGGTTCTCGACGGACAGCACGAAGGACGACCGGTCGTTGCCCGTCGGTGGCGGCGGTGGCCCGGGACGTTGCAGCGCAACGAATCTGGTCACGGCATCGCGCTCCAGACCGATGTCCCGGGCGAGCGCGACCAACCCGTACCGGGCGCCGGCCACCGGGGCCGCGGCCGCGGCGTCCAGCCGGCCCGCGGCCACCTCGGCCGCCGCCTCGGCGGTGGACAGCGTGGTGACGATCTCGGCATGCGGCAGGCCGGTGGCCAGCCAGTCCCGGACCTGGGCGTGCCCGTGCGGGTGCGACCCGACGGTGCGCACCTGCGACAGTTCCGTCCCCGGCCGTACGAGCAGGTCGAAGGTCACCGGGACGAACGCCTCGCCGACGATGACCAGCGGCTCGCCGTGGATCAGCTCGTCGTGGGTGAGCGGGACGCTGCCCTCCACTGAGTTCTCCAGCGGCACGATCGCGGCGTCCACCCGCCCCTCCCGCAGGGCGGTGAGAGCGGCCGACACCCCGGCGCAGGGAACGAGTTCCGCAGGGCCGGCGTCCCGCGAGAGCAGATCCCGGGCGGCCTGTTCGGTGAACGTCCCCTCGGGTCCGAGGTAGGCCCAGTGCGCGGTCACACCGGTCACCCTAGCCGGGCACCGGCCGCCGCCCGACGGGTCAGCCCCGGATCAGGGCGGCCACCCGCGCCGCCTCGACCATGCCGTCGAGGGCGCCGTCGGCGGCCACGAAGGCCACGGCCGGCTCGGGCAGCGGCGGGGGCGGCGACGTGGCCGCACGGTCCCGGGCCAGGTTGCGCCGCTGCCGGCGCTCCCACGCGACCTCGGGCGGCACGGTGACCC includes:
- a CDS encoding DUF1707 SHOCT-like domain-containing protein, translated to MTGPIDPRDLRVSDDERAHVISLLQRATGQGLLDLPEFNERSAAAVAARTRGDLNALLLDLPGLQVAGRTVQQARTATAPPPRQVPGWSGAPAAARGGDRDSVLELLGWGSRTFKGRWTVPARIVIGGLGASTKLDFTEADLSTRTVVVEFRSNSGGSTELVVPHGTSLAVHGLSMRGGHLTNKLTPDDGGVLDLRLTGTKKGGWISVRYPRGGMFGRR
- a CDS encoding histidine phosphatase family protein codes for the protein MTLILIRHGQTPSNVLGLLDTALPGPGLTDLGLEQADAVPGRLAGVPLAAVVSSPARRAQQTAAPLAAGRGLPVQVVDGLQEVAAGDWEMTGDHDLVREYLRTLGSWMEGDLDAATPGPTGETGHAMFERFDAGLAAALELGDDVAVVAHGAIIRVWAGVRSTNIDPRFGGDHPLPNTGIVRLEPDPAGGWVCVDWDGQEIGMPELQADGTGDPTAEVVPGARRD
- the pheA gene encoding prephenate dehydratase encodes the protein MTAHWAYLGPEGTFTEQAARDLLSRDAGPAELVPCAGVSAALTALREGRVDAAIVPLENSVEGSVPLTHDELIHGEPLVIVGEAFVPVTFDLLVRPGTELSQVRTVGSHPHGHAQVRDWLATGLPHAEIVTTLSTAEAAAEVAAGRLDAAAAAPVAGARYGLVALARDIGLERDAVTRFVALQRPGPPPPPTGNDRSSFVLSVENRPGALLDVLTEITGRGVNMVRLESRPTRYRMGEYVFLVDVDSHLAVPSVREMVAALIRRSALLRWLGSYPRALGTNVPVPDFASSASYEAAAQQVSDLLGEYPA